A genomic window from Deltaproteobacteria bacterium includes:
- a CDS encoding tripartite tricarboxylate transporter permease — protein sequence MDIFSHILYGFQVALIPVNVLACFAGAVMGTLVGVLPGLGPVATMSMLLPITLKMSPVTAVIMLAGIYYGAQYGGSITSILVNVPGEATTVVTCLDGYKMAQKGRAGPALGISAIGSFIGGTLSLIGVMLLAAPIASFALKFGPPEYFALCFLALTVVTSLAAKSTLKGFVTAMLGMLVGTVGMDLGTGLPRFTFGIQTLADGVGLIPVIMGLFGIGEILLNVEKLINLNVGDTKIGKIWPTVKDWIDSRWAILRGTVIGFILGLIPGSGAIISPFVSYAVEKKISKHPEKFGTGIIEGVAGPETANNASSQASFIPLLSLGIPSNVVTAVLLGALMIYGVEPGPLLVANRPDMFWGVITSMYLGNVMLVILNMPLIGLWVQILRIPYRLLMPLILLFCLIGVYSINGNVVEIWIMALFGLIGYLMNHYGYEPAPFVMGLVLSPIVEDSFRQSLVLSEGSFLIFFTRPLSGVLMFIAIAVLASYCVPLFKRNIEVIKENVTD from the coding sequence ATGGATATTTTCTCTCATATTCTCTACGGGTTCCAGGTTGCCCTGATTCCGGTCAATGTCCTGGCCTGCTTTGCCGGCGCCGTCATGGGAACCCTCGTCGGCGTCCTGCCGGGACTGGGACCGGTGGCCACCATGTCCATGCTCCTGCCCATCACGCTGAAAATGTCCCCCGTGACGGCCGTCATCATGCTCGCCGGGATTTATTACGGCGCGCAGTACGGCGGCTCCATCACGTCCATCCTCGTCAATGTCCCCGGTGAGGCGACCACCGTTGTTACCTGCCTCGACGGGTACAAGATGGCGCAGAAGGGGCGGGCCGGTCCCGCCCTCGGCATCTCTGCCATCGGCTCCTTCATCGGTGGCACACTCAGTCTGATCGGGGTCATGCTTCTGGCGGCGCCGATCGCTTCCTTTGCCTTGAAATTCGGCCCCCCGGAATACTTCGCCTTGTGTTTTCTGGCCCTGACGGTCGTGACCTCACTGGCGGCGAAGTCGACGCTAAAAGGTTTCGTCACGGCCATGCTCGGCATGCTGGTGGGCACGGTGGGCATGGATCTGGGGACCGGGCTGCCGAGATTTACCTTCGGCATTCAGACGCTCGCCGACGGTGTCGGCCTGATCCCGGTGATCATGGGCCTTTTCGGGATAGGTGAGATCCTGCTCAACGTGGAGAAACTCATCAACTTGAACGTCGGGGACACCAAAATCGGAAAAATCTGGCCGACGGTCAAAGATTGGATCGACAGCCGCTGGGCGATCCTGCGGGGGACCGTGATCGGGTTTATCCTGGGTCTTATCCCGGGAAGCGGGGCGATCATTTCTCCCTTCGTCTCTTATGCGGTGGAGAAAAAAATCTCCAAGCATCCCGAAAAATTCGGTACAGGGATCATTGAAGGGGTGGCCGGTCCGGAGACGGCCAACAACGCCTCGTCTCAGGCCTCGTTCATTCCGCTTCTGTCCTTGGGTATTCCTTCCAACGTGGTGACCGCCGTCCTGTTGGGGGCGCTGATGATTTACGGAGTCGAACCGGGTCCGCTGCTCGTGGCCAACCGTCCCGATATGTTCTGGGGCGTCATCACCAGCATGTATCTGGGAAACGTAATGCTCGTCATCCTAAACATGCCTCTGATCGGCCTCTGGGTGCAGATTCTGAGAATCCCCTACCGGCTGCTCATGCCTTTGATCCTCTTGTTCTGTCTCATCGGCGTATACAGCATCAACGGCAACGTGGTCGAGATCTGGATCATGGCCCTCTTCGGTCTGATCGGCTACCTGATGAACCATTACGGTTATGAACCGGCGCCGTTCGTAATGGGACTCGTCCTCTCGCCGATCGTGGAAGATTCCTTTCGCCAGAGTCTCGTCCTTTCCGAAGGAAGCTTCCTGATTTTTTTTACGCGGCCGCTGTCCGGTGTGCTCATGTTTATCGCCATCGCCGTCCTGGCCAGTTATTGCGTTCCCCTGTTCAAACGGAATATAGAAGTCATAAAAGAAAACGTAACGGATTAA
- a CDS encoding beta-aspartyl-peptidase produces the protein MVTLIKQTHIFAPEDLGARDVVILGEQIVAIGEDLTQWADIEGTRIIEGNGHYLLPGFVDAHVHILGGGGAAGFGSRGPEMTFSEAVLAGTTTVLGCVGADQVGRDLWTLLAKTKSLEFRGMTAKMLTGGFDWRITLTDNIIKDMFAIDNVIGAKVAVSDRRSFHPTQDELNRLVADTMHGSLLSGKAGVLQVHVGDLESGITPLIRAVKETGVPIKHVWPTHFNRNELLMEQALDWTRMGGTVDLTPSIAPPNFKRGTFSTKALKKFLAQGVSIDQITVSTDGGGVSTIHGFDKVERFPLNLLYKEFKELVQVEGLAVTDALKVTSTNVARMMRLGRKGVVAEGADADLVLMDPETLEIELVIVRGKVAVRDGKIMLTQKLDV, from the coding sequence ATGGTAACACTGATCAAACAAACCCACATTTTTGCTCCGGAAGATCTCGGTGCCCGGGATGTCGTTATCCTGGGAGAACAGATCGTCGCCATCGGCGAGGATCTGACGCAATGGGCGGACATTGAGGGGACCCGGATTATAGAAGGAAATGGGCATTATCTCCTCCCCGGATTCGTCGACGCCCATGTCCATATCCTGGGCGGGGGCGGCGCCGCCGGCTTCGGCAGCCGCGGTCCGGAGATGACCTTCAGCGAGGCCGTGCTGGCTGGAACCACGACGGTGCTGGGCTGTGTCGGCGCGGACCAGGTGGGCCGGGACCTGTGGACCCTGCTGGCCAAAACCAAGAGCCTGGAATTTAGGGGAATGACGGCCAAGATGCTGACCGGCGGCTTCGATTGGCGGATCACCCTTACCGACAACATCATCAAGGATATGTTTGCCATCGACAATGTGATCGGGGCCAAAGTGGCCGTTTCCGACCGCCGGTCCTTTCACCCGACACAGGACGAACTGAACCGATTAGTGGCCGATACGATGCACGGGAGCCTCCTGTCCGGAAAGGCGGGGGTGCTTCAGGTCCACGTGGGTGATCTGGAAAGCGGGATCACGCCGCTGATTAGAGCGGTCAAGGAGACGGGGGTTCCCATCAAACATGTCTGGCCGACCCACTTCAACCGCAACGAGCTCCTGATGGAACAGGCCCTCGATTGGACCAGGATGGGCGGGACGGTTGACCTGACGCCCTCCATCGCTCCCCCCAATTTCAAGCGAGGGACTTTTTCGACCAAGGCGCTGAAAAAATTCCTGGCCCAGGGGGTCTCCATCGACCAGATTACGGTCAGCACGGACGGCGGCGGCGTATCCACGATTCACGGGTTCGACAAGGTGGAACGTTTTCCCCTTAATCTGCTTTACAAGGAATTCAAGGAGCTGGTCCAGGTCGAAGGTCTGGCAGTGACCGATGCCCTGAAGGTCACCAGCACCAACGTAGCCCGCATGATGAGGTTGGGACGCAAGGGCGTAGTGGCCGAAGGGGCCGACGCCGACCTCGTCCTCATGGATCCCGAGACGCTGGAGATCGAACTGGTCATCGTACGTGGAAAAGTCGCCGTTCGGGATGGAAAAATCATGTTGACCCAGAAGCTGGATGTATAA
- a CDS encoding aldehyde dehydrogenase family protein, giving the protein MALLPEVKKHYGHLKLLIDGHWVESKSNKIDQVTNPATGEEIATFPTATRAEARAAVEAAQRAYKAMGKIALRERARKLFDMRQRFEEHVDELCRVLTQDHGRTIKESQGSVRRCIENIESACSAAYGLAARNEHIDNLATGIDMWLTWEPLGVFLIVTPGNIPMHAWSSFVPYALAAGCTVVVSPSRQDPVAAETISRVALEAGFPPGAINVIHGGREINTYILEQPEVQGIGFIGSTSAGLELFELCGKLGKTSSLNGNGKNTVVIMPDADLATFPTYLRQGCFGMTGQRCLGSDNVVIIGNRYDEFKEAFVANAKAMKLGYGLDETVTMGPYTTREGRDKVAAWIEKGLAEGAKMVLDGRSMLPPQYPGGTFLGPTILEDTHMDMEICRVEAFGAVAALSRAENLDQVIEWINTKTDLGHSACIMTASGAAARKFTREVNVGNVGVNVAVPQPYAFFPLGSKRKSFLGAAKSRMASMRLFLDEKTVTARWV; this is encoded by the coding sequence ATGGCACTATTACCAGAAGTCAAGAAACACTATGGACATTTGAAACTGCTCATCGACGGCCACTGGGTGGAATCCAAATCCAACAAGATCGATCAGGTTACCAACCCGGCGACCGGAGAGGAGATCGCCACCTTTCCTACGGCCACTCGGGCCGAAGCCCGCGCCGCAGTGGAAGCGGCCCAGCGGGCGTACAAGGCTATGGGGAAGATTGCCTTGCGCGAGCGCGCCCGGAAGCTCTTTGACATGCGCCAGCGCTTTGAGGAGCATGTCGACGAACTGTGCCGGGTCCTGACCCAAGACCACGGTCGCACCATCAAGGAGTCTCAGGGCTCGGTGCGCCGCTGCATCGAGAATATCGAATCGGCCTGCTCGGCCGCTTACGGCCTGGCGGCGCGCAACGAGCATATCGACAACCTGGCGACGGGCATCGATATGTGGCTGACCTGGGAGCCCCTGGGTGTGTTTCTTATTGTCACGCCGGGGAACATCCCCATGCATGCCTGGAGTTCCTTCGTTCCTTACGCCCTGGCAGCGGGCTGCACGGTGGTCGTCAGTCCCAGCCGCCAGGACCCGGTGGCCGCCGAGACCATCAGCCGGGTGGCTTTGGAGGCCGGCTTCCCACCCGGGGCGATCAACGTGATTCACGGCGGCCGGGAAATCAACACCTATATTCTCGAACAGCCGGAAGTGCAGGGGATCGGGTTCATCGGTTCCACATCCGCAGGCCTCGAACTCTTCGAGCTGTGCGGCAAACTGGGGAAGACGAGTTCCCTGAACGGGAATGGCAAGAACACGGTGGTAATCATGCCCGATGCTGATCTGGCAACCTTCCCCACCTATTTGCGTCAGGGATGTTTTGGCATGACCGGGCAGCGTTGCCTCGGTTCGGACAACGTGGTGATCATCGGCAATCGGTATGATGAATTCAAGGAGGCCTTCGTGGCCAATGCCAAGGCGATGAAGCTGGGCTATGGCCTGGATGAAACGGTGACCATGGGGCCCTATACGACCCGCGAGGGACGGGACAAAGTGGCCGCCTGGATCGAGAAGGGTTTGGCGGAGGGGGCGAAGATGGTGCTTGACGGGCGCAGCATGCTTCCTCCCCAATACCCCGGTGGCACCTTCCTGGGGCCGACGATTCTCGAGGATACCCACATGGATATGGAGATTTGCCGAGTCGAAGCCTTCGGCGCGGTAGCCGCCCTGAGCCGGGCCGAGAACCTGGATCAGGTGATCGAGTGGATTAACACCAAGACCGACCTGGGGCACAGCGCCTGCATCATGACCGCCAGCGGCGCCGCGGCCCGTAAATTCACCCGGGAGGTGAACGTGGGCAATGTCGGTGTCAACGTCGCCGTTCCCCAGCCTTACGCGTTCTTTCCGCTGGGATCGAAGCGCAAGTCGTTCCTGGGCGCGGCCAAATCACGCATGGCCTCCATGCGTCTGTTCCTGGACGAAAAGACGGTTACCGCCCGCTGGGTGTAA
- a CDS encoding tripartite tricarboxylate transporter TctB family protein, translating into MKAEYLSALVIALISFLACVGAWKLGPGQIGSPGPGFFPLVLGATTGVFSLIILAGQLWKRTKGVDAEPGTTGGAIKVVCILAALVAYGFLLEKIGYIFTSLIVFTFLFKVAGSKNGISLVRAFVVAVVSYILFSWLLGVQLPKTPLGI; encoded by the coding sequence ATGAAAGCGGAATACCTCAGCGCTCTCGTTATTGCGCTGATTTCCTTCCTGGCCTGCGTCGGCGCCTGGAAGCTGGGGCCCGGTCAGATCGGAAGCCCCGGACCCGGCTTCTTCCCCTTGGTCCTCGGAGCGACCACCGGGGTCTTTTCGCTCATCATCCTGGCCGGACAGCTTTGGAAAAGAACAAAGGGCGTCGACGCAGAGCCGGGGACTACGGGTGGGGCGATTAAAGTTGTCTGTATCCTCGCGGCCCTGGTAGCCTACGGGTTCCTGCTGGAAAAAATCGGTTATATTTTTACCAGCCTCATCGTCTTCACCTTTCTTTTTAAGGTGGCTGGTTCCAAAAATGGCATTTCGTTGGTAAGGGCCTTTGTCGTGGCGGTGGTCAGCTACATCCTCTTTTCCTGGCTTTTGGGCGTTCAACTACCGAAAACCCCCCTCGGGATCTAA
- a CDS encoding dihydrodipicolinate synthase family protein, giving the protein MSDYRKPKGMYTILPLPFTENFEIKEDVLLEAIDWAVGAGARGIVATGSVGEFSHLDREERLRVMEVSLARIRQHAGVDAIAMTAAAGTLETIYYTKYAKELGYDYVLIVPPFYWRVGEEEVWRHFRMISEAVKIPIIVYHNAVTSKFDISVKFARRLAEIPEIVGMKEMKHDMAFLMSLYGALSTKLSLMQTFRVYLQALLMGAAGGSITCFALPACVRITELFEQGELAKAMKIQQALNELFKGSTEGAGVLGRIKTACSLTSGLDFGPPRPPYLAPGKEEMAILQANFDRLTDAMVSSK; this is encoded by the coding sequence ATGTCGGACTATAGAAAACCCAAAGGAATGTACACCATTTTACCGCTGCCCTTCACCGAGAACTTTGAGATCAAGGAAGACGTCCTGCTCGAAGCGATCGATTGGGCCGTGGGAGCAGGAGCCAGGGGGATTGTCGCCACCGGCTCCGTGGGTGAGTTTTCTCACCTGGACCGGGAAGAAAGACTACGGGTCATGGAAGTCAGCCTGGCCCGGATTCGCCAGCACGCCGGTGTGGACGCCATTGCCATGACCGCGGCCGCCGGAACTCTGGAAACGATCTATTACACGAAATATGCCAAGGAGCTTGGCTATGATTACGTCCTGATCGTCCCCCCTTTCTACTGGAGGGTGGGCGAGGAAGAGGTCTGGCGGCATTTTCGGATGATCTCCGAGGCCGTAAAGATTCCCATCATCGTCTATCACAACGCCGTTACCTCCAAGTTCGACATCTCCGTTAAATTTGCCCGAAGACTGGCGGAGATACCGGAGATCGTCGGCATGAAGGAGATGAAGCACGACATGGCCTTCCTTATGTCGCTCTACGGCGCCCTTTCCACGAAACTGAGCCTTATGCAGACCTTCCGGGTTTACCTTCAGGCACTCCTAATGGGTGCGGCCGGCGGCTCCATTACCTGTTTCGCCCTTCCCGCCTGTGTGCGTATCACGGAACTCTTCGAGCAGGGAGAGCTGGCCAAGGCCATGAAAATACAACAGGCCCTCAACGAGCTCTTCAAAGGGTCCACGGAAGGAGCGGGCGTACTGGGCCGCATCAAGACGGCCTGCTCGCTGACGAGCGGCCTGGATTTCGGACCGCCCCGGCCGCCGTACCTGGCGCCAGGGAAAGAAGAGATGGCGATCCTTCAGGCCAATTTCGATCGCCTGACCGATGCCATGGTGTCTTCTAAATAG
- a CDS encoding FAD-dependent oxidoreductase, translating into MNRYPNLFEPIAIGKCVIKNRFAMAPMGPAGLCDSDGAFTERGINYYVERAKGGVGLIITGMSFVENEIEKHTRGAMACPTANPMLFIRMARTLTERVHAYDARIFLQLSAGFGRVSTRVNPCEKPVGPSAIPHRWIGGLMCRELTVDEIKTIIRKTVESAMIAQKAGFDGIEIHALHEGYLLDQFAMALFNRRTDEYGGSLPNRIRFAVEILQGIKQACGSDFPVSMRYSAKSFIKELKQGVVPGEAFVELGRDLPEGLEVARMLEEAGYDALDADVGSYDSWYWSHPPMYQEKGVSLPFNEALKKVVNIPVITAGRMDNPDLASGAVAGKQTDMIGLGRPLLADPYLIDKIRLGKTEKIRPCLSCQEGCLGRLKAFLTISCAVNPATGREREYALVPATRKKKVVVVGGGVAGCEAARVLAERGHEVVLYEKTGQLGGHLIPGGAPDFKEDDRALVAWYKQELSALGVPIHYHVSVTAEIVRADQADAVLIATGSTPKSISLGRQKKIHTAADVLTGEADSGNSAVIVGGGLVGCELALMLAKQGKKVTVVEVMDDILSVGGPLCPANRDMLKDLLRFHGVDVRTKAKAVEVTEKGLVITVSGREEEFSADSVVMAIGYDSDRRLYGELRHTISELYILGDARRVSNIMYAIWDAFEVARNI; encoded by the coding sequence ATGAACCGCTATCCGAATTTATTTGAGCCAATCGCCATCGGCAAATGCGTGATCAAGAACCGTTTTGCCATGGCGCCGATGGGTCCGGCCGGGTTGTGCGACAGCGACGGCGCTTTCACCGAGCGTGGCATCAACTACTATGTCGAACGCGCCAAAGGTGGCGTCGGGTTGATTATTACCGGTATGAGTTTCGTGGAGAATGAAATCGAAAAGCATACCAGGGGCGCCATGGCCTGTCCGACGGCGAACCCCATGCTTTTCATCCGGATGGCCCGCACGTTGACCGAACGGGTCCATGCCTATGACGCCAGAATCTTCCTCCAGTTGTCGGCCGGGTTTGGCCGGGTGTCCACTCGGGTCAATCCCTGCGAAAAGCCCGTGGGTCCGTCCGCCATTCCCCATCGCTGGATTGGCGGGTTGATGTGCCGGGAACTGACGGTTGATGAAATCAAAACCATTATCCGAAAAACCGTTGAATCGGCCATGATCGCCCAGAAGGCCGGTTTTGACGGCATCGAGATTCACGCCCTGCACGAGGGGTATCTCCTCGACCAATTCGCCATGGCGCTCTTTAACCGCCGGACGGACGAGTACGGCGGATCGCTCCCGAACCGGATCCGTTTTGCCGTAGAGATCCTTCAGGGCATCAAGCAGGCCTGCGGGTCCGATTTCCCAGTATCCATGAGGTACAGCGCCAAGAGCTTCATCAAGGAACTGAAACAGGGCGTTGTTCCCGGCGAGGCCTTTGTCGAGCTGGGGCGCGATCTGCCGGAAGGACTGGAAGTTGCCAGGATGCTGGAGGAAGCCGGCTATGACGCCCTCGACGCCGATGTCGGCAGTTATGACTCCTGGTACTGGAGCCATCCTCCCATGTATCAGGAAAAGGGCGTCTCCCTGCCATTTAATGAAGCGCTCAAGAAAGTGGTCAACATTCCGGTCATTACGGCCGGAAGGATGGACAATCCAGACCTGGCCAGCGGGGCGGTTGCCGGGAAACAGACGGACATGATCGGTCTGGGCCGGCCCCTGCTGGCGGATCCATACCTCATAGACAAGATCCGTCTTGGAAAGACGGAAAAAATCCGTCCCTGTCTGTCCTGCCAGGAAGGTTGCCTGGGCCGGTTAAAGGCTTTTCTCACCATCTCCTGCGCCGTTAATCCGGCCACTGGCCGGGAAAGAGAGTATGCCCTTGTTCCCGCCACAAGGAAGAAGAAAGTGGTCGTTGTGGGCGGTGGTGTAGCCGGTTGCGAAGCGGCGCGTGTCCTCGCCGAACGGGGGCATGAAGTGGTGTTATATGAAAAGACCGGCCAACTGGGCGGCCATCTCATTCCCGGCGGCGCCCCCGATTTTAAGGAAGACGACCGGGCCTTGGTCGCCTGGTACAAACAGGAACTTTCGGCCCTTGGCGTCCCGATCCACTATCATGTTTCTGTTACAGCCGAGATCGTGCGGGCCGACCAGGCCGATGCCGTCCTTATCGCAACGGGATCAACGCCGAAAAGCATTTCCCTCGGCCGTCAAAAGAAGATTCATACCGCGGCCGATGTGCTCACGGGAGAGGCCGATTCAGGGAATTCCGCCGTCATTGTCGGCGGCGGCCTGGTCGGCTGTGAACTGGCCCTGATGCTCGCCAAACAGGGGAAAAAGGTAACGGTCGTGGAAGTTATGGACGATATTTTAAGCGTGGGCGGCCCTCTGTGTCCCGCCAATCGGGACATGTTAAAGGATCTCCTTCGTTTCCATGGCGTGGATGTGCGCACCAAGGCCAAAGCGGTGGAGGTTACCGAGAAAGGTCTGGTCATTACCGTGAGCGGCCGGGAAGAAGAATTTTCTGCCGACTCGGTGGTTATGGCCATAGGCTACGATTCGGATCGCCGCCTTTATGGCGAACTCCGGCACACCATCTCCGAGCTATATATCCTGGGCGATGCGCGCCGCGTCTCGAATATCATGTACGCTATCTGGGATGCCTTTGAAGTGGCGCGGAACATTTGA